ATCAAGCGCGCCCGACTGCCCGAACGCTGGACCCTGGAAACCTTCCCGTTCAAAAAGCAGCCCGGCGTCAACCGTCGCCAAATCCGCACTCTCTCCGAGCTCGATTTCATCCCACGAGCCCAGAATATCGTCCTCATCGGACCCACCGGCGTCGGCAAAACGGGACTCGCCTCAGGCCTGCTCCTCAAAGCCCTGCAGAACGGCTACCGCGGTCAATTCCTCCGCGCCCAGGACCTCTTCGACGACATGTACGCCTCGCTGGCCGACCATTCCTCACGAAAACTCATCAACCGACTTGCCCGACTCGATCTGCTCGTCATCGACGAAATGGGATATCTCAACCTCAGACCCGAGCAGACCAACATCTTCTTCAAACTCATGGAGGAGCGCTACAACCGGCGAGCCACACTCATCACCACCAACCTCGACTACGACGAGTGGCACCAGTTTCTCGGCAACAAGCCCATGGTCGAGGCGCTCCTGAGCCGACTGCGCCACCACTGTCACACCCTGCGCATCGACGGACCCTCACTGCGCGAGCCCCAATCATGAGCCACTCACGCGACGCGCTAGCTCACCTTGGATGGGTCTTCGACCCCGATCTGGGCCGCGAGCAATACGTCCAACGGGTGCTCGACGCCTATCGCCAGACTCCCACCACCGCTGGCAGGGTGCGCCCTGCCGATCGCCGTCTCGCCGTCCAGCTCTTTCACCGCGGCGTCCCTGACTCCATGGTCCAGGCCGCCTTCTCCCTCGCCGCCGCACGGCGCACCTTTCGCGATCCCGAGGCCGGGCCGCTGCACCCCATCCGATCTCTTCACTATTTCCTGCCCGTCCTCGACGAGATTCGCTGCGAGCCCATCGAT
This region of bacterium genomic DNA includes:
- a CDS encoding ATP-binding protein; translation: ELRRAEKEQVPYHEFLLRLVRPQWHAKQQQALEWRIKRARLPERWTLETFPFKKQPGVNRRQIRTLSELDFIPRAQNIVLIGPTGVGKTGLASGLLLKALQNGYRGQFLRAQDLFDDMYASLADHSSRKLINRLARLDLLVIDEMGYLNLRPEQTNIFFKLMEERYNRRATLITTNLDYDEWHQFLGNKPMVEALLSRLRHHCHTLRIDGPSLREPQS